Proteins from a genomic interval of Rubinisphaera italica:
- a CDS encoding 3-keto-disaccharide hydrolase has translation MLRTRRFPSVILMTLIMLAGMNLLTKSVQADAPKGFKPIFNGKDLSGWKGLVGNPKTRASMSDEELATAQLEADEVMRAHWKVDNGILVFDGKGKSLCTENNYGDFELYVDWKILEAGDSGIYLRGSPQVQIWDTEYEPYFRHGAENGSGSLWNNKDNPRFPLVKADNPVGEWNTFYIRMIGERVTIKLNDQLVADNVVMENLWERNLPIYRNGQIELQNHGNTLYFREIYVREIPASEANDLLQAQEDNSGFEKIFNGKDLAGWTGAVDSYKVVNEKLICKEGVGGSLFTEKKYSDFVSTLEFKLPQGGNNGLILRYSGEGQPHIEGLELQVFDSEDPKYAKLDPRQYHGSVYGLVPAHRGYLRPTGEWNFQKVTMRGSQIKVELNGTTILDADLSEVKESKDGEVPPGAKRKSGHFGFAGHNDPVEFRNIAIRELPGDPAVPPSRDTAISPTDGPIELFNGRNLEGMYTWIRDTQYSDPKKVFTVNDGMIHVSGDGYGGLITNESYRDYHLILEFKWGEKTWGDRIDRARDSGLLVHCWGPDGGYAKTWMASIEAQIIEGGVGDILVLSGTDPITGQTLPTSLTAEITKDRDGEKVWKKGGEPITISSGRINWFGRDVDWADKINFRGKEDVESPFGEWTRLEVIADGGHLTYKVNGVVVNEAFEAKPDFGKLLLQTEQAEIFIRRFELWPIGKAPKDKLKP, from the coding sequence ATGTTACGTACACGTCGTTTCCCATCAGTAATTCTGATGACTCTAATAATGCTCGCAGGAATGAACCTGCTTACCAAATCGGTTCAGGCGGACGCCCCCAAGGGGTTTAAGCCAATTTTCAATGGAAAAGATTTGTCCGGTTGGAAAGGGCTCGTTGGTAATCCAAAGACTCGTGCATCCATGTCTGATGAAGAGCTGGCAACCGCGCAGTTGGAAGCGGACGAAGTTATGCGAGCACACTGGAAGGTAGACAATGGTATCCTCGTCTTTGATGGAAAGGGCAAAAGTCTTTGTACTGAGAATAACTATGGAGATTTTGAACTCTACGTCGACTGGAAAATCCTCGAGGCTGGCGACAGCGGAATTTATCTGCGAGGCAGCCCACAGGTTCAAATCTGGGATACCGAGTACGAACCGTATTTCCGGCACGGAGCTGAGAATGGTTCCGGATCGCTGTGGAATAATAAAGACAATCCGCGGTTCCCGCTTGTCAAAGCAGATAATCCGGTTGGAGAGTGGAACACATTTTACATTCGCATGATTGGCGAGCGAGTGACCATAAAGTTGAACGATCAACTCGTCGCCGACAATGTTGTGATGGAAAATCTCTGGGAACGCAACCTGCCAATTTATCGCAATGGACAGATCGAACTGCAAAACCATGGCAACACCCTTTATTTCCGAGAAATTTACGTTCGTGAAATTCCAGCGAGTGAGGCCAATGACCTTCTCCAAGCTCAGGAGGACAACAGTGGCTTCGAGAAAATTTTCAACGGGAAAGATCTCGCTGGTTGGACGGGAGCAGTCGACAGTTACAAAGTCGTGAATGAAAAACTCATCTGCAAAGAAGGAGTAGGAGGTTCACTCTTTACCGAAAAGAAATACTCGGACTTCGTTTCAACTTTGGAGTTTAAGCTTCCACAGGGCGGGAATAATGGGCTCATCCTTCGATACTCTGGCGAAGGTCAGCCACACATCGAAGGGCTTGAGTTACAGGTTTTCGACTCGGAAGATCCGAAATATGCCAAGCTCGATCCGCGTCAATACCATGGCTCAGTCTATGGGCTTGTACCAGCCCATCGTGGCTATCTACGCCCGACAGGAGAGTGGAACTTTCAGAAGGTTACGATGCGCGGATCGCAGATTAAAGTTGAACTGAACGGTACCACGATTCTCGACGCGGACTTATCGGAAGTTAAGGAATCAAAAGATGGTGAAGTTCCTCCCGGAGCGAAGCGTAAGAGTGGTCACTTTGGTTTTGCTGGTCATAATGATCCGGTCGAGTTCCGTAATATTGCGATTCGAGAATTACCGGGCGACCCAGCAGTTCCTCCCTCACGCGACACCGCAATCAGCCCGACCGATGGCCCGATTGAACTCTTCAATGGTCGCAACCTGGAAGGAATGTATACATGGATTCGTGATACTCAATACTCTGATCCCAAAAAAGTATTCACTGTTAATGATGGCATGATTCATGTTTCAGGTGATGGATATGGCGGTCTGATCACCAATGAATCTTATCGCGATTATCACCTCATCCTGGAATTTAAGTGGGGCGAGAAAACGTGGGGCGACCGAATAGATCGCGCGCGAGATTCTGGTCTTCTGGTTCATTGTTGGGGGCCGGATGGTGGTTACGCGAAAACGTGGATGGCATCAATCGAAGCTCAGATTATTGAAGGTGGAGTCGGTGACATCCTTGTGTTGTCAGGGACTGATCCCATCACTGGTCAGACTCTACCAACTTCTTTGACAGCTGAAATTACTAAGGATCGGGATGGAGAAAAGGTCTGGAAGAAAGGCGGAGAGCCAATCACAATTTCCAGTGGACGTATCAACTGGTTTGGAAGAGATGTCGACTGGGCTGATAAGATCAACTTTCGAGGAAAAGAGGACGTCGAGAGTCCATTCGGCGAATGGACTCGGCTGGAAGTGATCGCAGATGGCGGGCACTTAACTTATAAGGTTAACGGTGTAGTGGTTAACGAAGCCTTTGAAGCAAAACCAGATTTCGGAAAACTGCTTCTACAAACCGAACAGGCTGAGATATTCATCAGGCGTTTTGAATTATGGCCTATCGGAAAAGCTCCGAAAGATAAGCTGAAGCCATAA